Proteins found in one Canis lupus baileyi chromosome 26, mCanLup2.hap1, whole genome shotgun sequence genomic segment:
- the CDS2 gene encoding phosphatidate cytidylyltransferase 2 isoform X2, with product MTELRQRAAREPDAPPEDKESETEAKVDGETASDSESRAEAAPLSASTDDTPEVLNRALSNLSSRWKNWWVRGILTLAMIAFFFIIIYLGPMVLMIIVMCVQIKCFHEIITIGYNVYHSYDLPWFRTLSWYFLLCVNYFFYGETVTDYFFTLVQREEPLRILSKYHRFISFTLYLIGFCMFVLSLVKKHYRLQFYMFGWTHVTLLIVVTQSHLVIHNLFEGMIWFIVPISCVICNDIMAYMFGFFFGRTPLIKLSPKKTWEGFIGGFFATVVFGLLLSYVMSGYRCFVCPVEYNNDTNSFTVDCEPSDLFRLQEYNIPEVIQSVIGLTTVWMYPFQIHSIALSTFASLIGPFGGFFASGFKRAFKIKDFANTIPGHGGIMDRFDCQYLMATFVNVYIASFIRGPNPSKLIQQFLTLRPDQQLHIFNTLRSHLADKGMLTVATEDE from the exons GAATCAGAGACAGAAGCAAAGGTAGATGGAGAGACTGCATCGGACAGTGAGAGCCGAGCAGAAGCTGCTCCTTTATCAGCCTCTACAGATGATACACCAGAGGTCCTCAACAGGGCTCTTTCCAACTTGTCTTCAAG ATGGAAGAACTGGTGGGTGAGAGGCATCCTGACTTTGGCCATGATTGCATTTTTCTTCATCATCATTTACCTGGGACCAATGGTTTTAATGATCATT GTGATGTGTGTTCAGATTAAGTGTTTCCATGAGATTATCACTATTGGCTACAATGTCTACCACTCCTATGACCTGCCCTGGTTCAGAACCCTCAGCTG GTACTTTCTCCTGTGTGTCAATTACTTCTTCTATGGCGAGACAGTGACAGATTACTTCTTCACTCTGGTCCAGAGAGAGGAGCCTTTGCGGATTCTCAGTAAATACCACCGCTTCATTTCCTTTACTCTCTATCTAATAG GATTCTGCATGTTTGTACTGAGTCTGGTCAAGAAGCATTATCGACTGCAGTTCTACATG TTTGGCTGGACCCATGTAACATTATTGATTGTTGTGACTCAGTCACATCTCGTTATTCACAACCTGTTTGAAGGAATGATCTG GTTCATTGTCCCTATCTCTTGTGTGATCTGTAATGACATTATGGCCTATATGTTTGGCTTCTTCTTCGGTCGGACCCCTCTCATTAAG CTGTCCCCGAAGAAGACCTGGGAAGGCTTCATTGGAGGATTCTTTGCTACTGTGGTGTTTGGCCTGCTG CTGTCCTATGTGATGTCCGGGTACAGATGCTTTGTCTGCCCTGTGGAATACAACAATGACACCAACAGCTTTACTGTGGACTGCGAGCCCTCCGACCTCTTTCGTCTGCAGGAGTACAACATTCCTGAGGTGATCCAGTCAGTCATTGGCTTG ACAACAGTCTGGATGTACCCCTTCCAGATTCACAGCATTGCCCTGTCCACTTTTGCCTCGCTCATCGGCCCCTTTGGAGGTTTCTTCGCAAGTGGATTCAAACGAGCCTTTAAAATCAAA GACTTCGCCAACACCATTCCTGGCCATGGAGGCATCATGGATCGCTTTGACTGCCAGTACCTGATGGCCACCTTTGTCAACGTGTACATTGCCAGTTTTATCAG GGGCCCCAACCCAAGCAAGCTGATTCAGCAGTTCCTGACCTTGCGTCCAGATCAACAGCTTCACATCTTCAACACACTCAGATCTCACCTGGCTGACAAGGGGATGCTGACAGTTGCCACGGAGGATGAATAG